A stretch of the Ischnura elegans chromosome 5, ioIscEleg1.1, whole genome shotgun sequence genome encodes the following:
- the LOC124159053 gene encoding dynein regulatory complex protein 10 — protein MQLTHLQLKFNEEVDNIRAESEKTMVAEHKNNEAHQQIIQNDIKALSETYSNTLSDHLEQEKELRIKRCKIESQLQDCLETYDNDMGVRQAELEEIMAAYNDEEKLLASLLERFNEQEREYIILMEEKAYEEHLELERRIEDLRRRVAARIIQRHWRGMKQRRLERAKSKKARKGKGKKKGVEKP, from the exons ATGCAGCTAACTCATTTACAGCTCAAATTCAATGAGGAAGTTGACAACATACG AGCTGAATCAGAAAAAACTATGGTTGCAGAGCATAAAAATAATGAGGCACACcaacaaattattcaaaatgacATTAAAGCTTTGAGCGAAACTTATTCCAATACACTTAGTGACCATCTAGAACAAGAGAAGGAACTGCGAATAAAAAG GTGTAAGATCGAGAGTCAACTGCAAGATTGCTTGGAGACTTATGATAATGACATGGGAGTAAGGCAAGCAGAATTAGAGGAGATCATGGCAGCATACAATGACGAAGAAAAGCTTTTGGCATCTCTGTTG gaaagatttaatgAACAAGAAAGAGAATACATCATTTTAATGGAAGAAAAAGCCTATGAAGAACACTTAGAATTGGAGAGACGTATAGAGGATCTAAGACGTAGAGTTGCAGCACGTATAATCCAAAGGCACTGGAGGGGTATGAAGCAGAGAAGACTAGAGAGGGCAAAGAGTAAGAAGGcaagaaaagggaaggggaaaAAGAAAGGAGTAGAAAAACCATAA
- the LOC124159051 gene encoding dynein regulatory complex subunit 2, which translates to MAPKKKGKATKFSRMTDEERARYLQHRAAIEEEARRRKQELVFTFLKSKFKREDAFARINLAKIHQQWRQILRNIKIVELKEEVEALQQSFNRLFETKDEAVRSLVEGLDEAEAQYRRNLYSHVCTIDRLIVLQSERLRFLHKDYVNKKNLLLKDGRKRLQECKVSNFMAQEHLSVIIHASETKFLKSESEARNEFITKTTEWKNMYDNEHNLMMGCREDKIEVLTKIFNDTTNEYLNSTEERRKHYATLKAKDDLNRCIIEKQSKRLEDGQVLTEKLKEHLASLRVSYDISMNNMKEERNELSAYFSQLRNNSLLMEKIDKEKITHVAVASNNVINYLEKLIDQANNILRLAQSCRRFETIQEKVVKPGFSDDKPENHQLSACDSEDEETSNWLKCILADYKELDGFWKRFNKVLMERATLKLHYSALSVENDQLKAALRHYFSSISPSSQMIREGPSVSSAKTLNKEKERKYIMETSSKKIIPREKFYQNPPRPVTSVEGCIAIRNYSLT; encoded by the exons ATGGCTCCGAAAAAGAAGGGAAAAGCGACTAAGTTCTCTCGTATGACAGATGAAGAAAGAGCACGTTACTTACAGCATAGAGCGGCTATAGAAGAAGAAGCACGGAGGAGGAAGCAGGAGTTGGTTTTTACCTTTCTTaag AGTAAATTCAAAAGAGAGGATGCTTTTGCAAGAATTAATCTGGCCAAAATTCATCAGCAATGGAGGCAAATCCTAAGGAATATTAAAATAGTGGAGCTCAAGGAAGAAGTTGAG gcTTTACAGCAATCTTTCAAtcgtttatttgaaacaaaagacGAAGCAGTTAGAAGTCTTGTGGAGGGACTGGATGAAGCTGAAGCACAATACAGGAGGAATCTCTACAGCCATGTGTGCACAATCGACAGACTCATAG TTCTTCAAAGTGAACGCCTTAGGTTTCTACACAAGGATTATGTCAACAAGAAGAATTTGCTTCTCAAGGATGGGAGAAAGCGTTTGCAAGAGTGTAAAGTATCAAATTTTATGGCTCAAGAACACTTGAGTGTTATCATCCATGCTAGTGAAACAAAATTTCTGAAATCTGAATCTGAGGCTAGGAATGAGTTTATCACCAAAACTACAGAATGGAAGAATATG tatgaTAATGAGCATAACCTGATGATGGGTTGCCGGGAGGATAAAATAGAAGTCctgacaaaaatttttaatgatacaaCTAATGAATACCTTAATTCTACTGAGGAGAGAAGAAAGCATTATGCAACACTCAAAGCAAAAGATGATTTGAATCGCTGTATTATCGAAAAACAGTCAAAAAGGCTAGAGGATGGTCAG GTATTGACTGAGAAATTAAAAGAACATTTGGCATCTTTGAGAGTATCGTATGACATCTCAATGAATAACatgaaggaagaaagaaatgaacTATCTGCTTATTTTTCACAACTGCGAAACAACTCCCTgttgatggaaaaaattgataaagagAAGATAACCCATGTTGCAGTTGCCAGCAACAATGTTATCAAT TACTTGGAAAAGTTGATAGATCAGGCAAATAACATTCTTCGCCTCGCACAATCATGCCGCCGATTTGAAACAATTCAAGAAAAAGTAGTAAAACCTGGGTTCAGCGATGATAAGCCCGAAAATCATCAGTTAAGTGCTTGTGACAGTGAGGATGAAGAAACCTCCAATTGGCTGAAGTGTATTTTGGCTGACTACAAGGAACTTGATGGATTTTGGAAAAGATTCAACAAGGTTTTAATGGAACGAGCTACATTGAAGTTGCATTATTCAGCATTATCCGTAGAGAATGATCAGCTGAAAGCTGCGCTACGGCATTACTTTAGTTCAATTTCCCCATCATCGCAAATGATTAGGGAAG gaCCCAGTGTATCCAGTGCAAAAACTTTAAACAaggagaaagaaaggaaatacaTAATGGAaacttcttcaaagaaaataatCCCGAGAGAAAAGTTTTACCAGAATCCTCCAAGACCAGTGACATCAGTTGAGGGTTGTATAGCAATCAGGAACTATTCATTAACTTGA